The Pirellulales bacterium region GGGCCTATTATCCCGTCCAATTGGCTGACGGGACGCAGGCCGTGTTGCCGATGGATTTTGTCGAAGTCCGTGACACGGGCGATTGGCAATGAATTGGCAGCCGGCCAGGAAAGCAATTTGAAATTCATTCTTCGTAGACACATTTTGAACAAAAAAGGAGTACTCCCATGCAAAGCGATTTGTGGCAACGCCGCATCGGTTGGATCTGCCTGGCGGCAATCATTCTGTTTTCCGGCGCGCTGGCGCAATCAAAACATGCCGCCGCCGATGACGCCGATCCTAATGCCCCGCCCGACGATGTCTCAAATTTAATCGCCCAAGCGCCGAACGATACCGTGCGACCCGCCCTGGATTGGCTGCGATATGCAGGTTCGCAGTTTGGCGATACCGGAAAATATTGGCTCGGCGTGGAGTGTAGAGAGGTGCAGCCGGAGCTTCGCGACCAGCTCAGCCTGAAAGACGACGAAGGATTAGTCGTCGTTCACGTTGCGGAAGACGGTCCGGCTAGCAAAGCGGGAATTAAACAACACGACGTCATTATTTCGGCCGGTGATGAAAAACTGAGTCATCCCGCCGATTTAGTGAAAGCCGTCAACGCTGCCGATGGCAAAGAATTGTCACTCAAGATTATTCGCGGCGGTAAAGAGCAAACCATAGCCGTGACGCCTGCAGAACGTCAGCAGGGTAGTGCACACATCATCGCCCGGCCTGGACCAGGTTTCATGTTCCCCGGCGGCGGCCCGCACGTTGATCTGCCCGACAACGTCACGGTCACGGTCGTCCATCACGGGAAAGAGCCAGGAAAAATCACCGTGACTCGCGGCGACGAAAAATGGGACCTGACCGACCAAGAACTGAATAAATTACCCGACGATTTGCGCCCGCTCGTGGAACGGACAATTGGCGGTGGCCCCTGGGCGATGCAATTTCCAGGTGGTTTCAATATGCCCGGCATGCGCATCGAAGGTATGCCGATGGGCCCACCGGGAGCTAATCCGCCGCCCCGTGACGGCAACGGCCCGCCGCCACTTGGAGACATAAATGGTCCACCGGGAGACGTAAATGGTCCACCGCCGCGTGACGGCAATGGCCCGCCGCGGCGCGATGGTAATCGGCCGCCCGACAATGGCGGCCCTCCGCCCCGTGATGGAAATCCACCCCCCAGAGATGGAAATCCCAATGGCCCAAATGGGCCACGACCGCCGCAAGCTGGTCCTGATGGCCGGGGTGGACAGCGGCCGCAGATCATGCCGCCCGGGCAGCTCGCGCCCGAGTTGATGCAGCGCCTCGACGAAATCCAGCGGCGTCTGGATTTGATCCAGCAAGACATCCAACGGCTCCGCGACGGCGGCGGCCCCATGCCAAGAATGCGTCCGCGGGACGGCGACAATGCAATGCCTCGCATGATGCCGCGCGGTCCGGATGATGGTCGCAATGGTCCGCCAGGTGGTCCGCCGCCAAACGATGGTAATCCACCGCCGCGCGACGGCAACCGTCAAGATCCGCCGCCAGATGGCCCGGGTCGCCAGCCCCCTCCGAACGATCAATAGGCGGCGTCGCTGAATCGAACAAATAAAGCCCAGGGGTTGCAACCCCTGGGCTTATGTTTTTCCGGAAGCCCTCGCATTCAATCACTGAACGCTCGCCGCTGACAACGCTTACCAATAGGCTTCTAACCCCAGCGACAAGCCGTTGTAGAAAATCTGTCCATCGTTGCGAATGAACGGCGTGACTTCGGTCAGGAAAGAGGTAAAGGAAACTTCGTTCGGGGCCGATGCCAGGCCCCCAAGCTGCACCAAATCCCAGCCGGCGTGAAGCATTAAATGATCGTTGATGTCGTAGCCCGCCACCAGGCTAAGCTCGCCCAAGAATGCAGCCGTTTGATTGTCGGCCTTGCCCCCGATGATAAACGGCGTGGAAGATTGGGAGGTGTCAATTCCGACCACGTGTGCAAAGCCATCGGCAAAGTTGCAATAAATTCCGGCGTCTCCCTTAACTCCCCAGTACCATCCTTCATGCACGTCGTAGCAATCGCCCCCCACTTGGAATCCCAATAAATGATTTTTGGTATTCAGTTGGTAGTCGCCGCTAAACGTCGTTGGTGAAGCGGGAAAGGTGCCGCTAATCCAATTGAATTTCTCCTCCTCCGCGAT contains the following coding sequences:
- a CDS encoding PDZ domain-containing protein, producing the protein MQSDLWQRRIGWICLAAIILFSGALAQSKHAAADDADPNAPPDDVSNLIAQAPNDTVRPALDWLRYAGSQFGDTGKYWLGVECREVQPELRDQLSLKDDEGLVVVHVAEDGPASKAGIKQHDVIISAGDEKLSHPADLVKAVNAADGKELSLKIIRGGKEQTIAVTPAERQQGSAHIIARPGPGFMFPGGGPHVDLPDNVTVTVVHHGKEPGKITVTRGDEKWDLTDQELNKLPDDLRPLVERTIGGGPWAMQFPGGFNMPGMRIEGMPMGPPGANPPPRDGNGPPPLGDINGPPGDVNGPPPRDGNGPPRRDGNRPPDNGGPPPRDGNPPPRDGNPNGPNGPRPPQAGPDGRGGQRPQIMPPGQLAPELMQRLDEIQRRLDLIQQDIQRLRDGGGPMPRMRPRDGDNAMPRMMPRGPDDGRNGPPGGPPPNDGNPPPRDGNRQDPPPDGPGRQPPPNDQ